In the genome of Desulfofarcimen acetoxidans DSM 771, one region contains:
- the ispG gene encoding flavodoxin-dependent (E)-4-hydroxy-3-methylbut-2-enyl-diphosphate synthase, translating to MRRRKTRVIRVGQVAVGGDAPVSVQSMTNTDTRDAAATARQIRELALAGCEIVRVAVPDEQAAVALKEIKNGINVPLIADIHFDYKLALQAIRAGVDGLRINPGNIGSRSKVAEVVRAAGDAQVPIRIGVNAGSLEKELLDKYGNITAQAMVESALGHIGILEDLNFSDIKISLKASDIPLMLEAYRLLADRVDYPFHIGVTEAGTLRSGIVKSAVGIGALLAEGIGDTLRVSLTGDPLHEVKTGYEILKALGLRQRGIEFISCPTCGRTQIDLIRIANEVEDRLQFVDKPLKVAVMGCSVNGPGEAREADIGIAGGRGAGLLFKKGRTVRKIEEADLVEELIKEVENMLENY from the coding sequence ATGAGGCGAAGGAAAACCAGGGTTATCCGGGTTGGTCAGGTGGCAGTCGGCGGTGACGCGCCGGTCAGTGTGCAGTCCATGACCAACACGGATACCAGAGACGCTGCGGCAACTGCCAGGCAGATCAGGGAGCTGGCTCTGGCCGGGTGTGAAATTGTGCGGGTGGCAGTGCCGGATGAGCAGGCGGCGGTCGCTTTAAAGGAAATCAAGAACGGTATTAACGTGCCCTTGATTGCGGATATTCATTTTGATTATAAGCTGGCCCTGCAGGCTATCCGGGCAGGTGTAGACGGACTGCGCATCAATCCGGGCAATATTGGCAGCAGGTCTAAAGTGGCCGAGGTGGTCAGGGCTGCCGGGGACGCTCAGGTTCCTATCAGAATCGGGGTCAATGCCGGTTCATTGGAAAAAGAGCTGTTGGATAAGTATGGAAATATAACAGCTCAGGCTATGGTGGAAAGCGCTCTCGGTCATATCGGCATTTTAGAAGATTTAAATTTCAGTGATATAAAGATCTCTTTAAAGGCCTCAGACATTCCTTTAATGCTGGAGGCCTATCGCCTTTTGGCCGACCGGGTGGACTATCCTTTTCATATAGGTGTAACCGAGGCGGGTACTTTGCGCTCCGGTATTGTCAAGTCAGCTGTGGGCATCGGGGCACTGCTGGCTGAAGGTATCGGTGATACGCTCAGGGTTTCACTGACAGGGGACCCACTGCACGAGGTAAAGACTGGCTATGAGATTCTAAAGGCTTTGGGCCTGCGCCAGAGAGGCATTGAATTTATTTCCTGTCCCACCTGCGGGCGGACTCAGATTGATTTAATTCGTATTGCCAATGAGGTGGAGGACAGGCTGCAGTTTGTAGATAAGCCGCTCAAGGTGGCGGTGATGGGCTGTTCGGTCAACGGTCCCGGTGAGGCGCGGGAGGCCGATATTGGGATTGCCGGTGGCAGGGGGGCCGGGTTATTGTTTAAAAAAGGCCGGACTGTGCGAAAGATTGAGGAAGCGGATTTGGTGGAAGAGCTTATTAAAGAAGTAGAAAATATGTTGGAAAATTATTAA